A genome region from Eremothecium gossypii ATCC 10895 chromosome VII, complete sequence includes the following:
- the SHO1 gene encoding osmosensor SHO1 (Syntenic homolog of Saccharomyces cerevisiae YER118C (SHO1)) has protein sequence MTLRATKARQQRVSPHIGHTFSFGNLVGDPFAISTLSISTIAWLITLGGGIATKKMPHFSWWGIAFQFVMMVCFVVIYLWDLVDYYRGFLAAGVGVAFVYSTNSCSQLIYQEEPQQAAGSAGFMMLSIVNMIWMFYFGADNAAPANRWIDSFSIRGIRASQVESSLALARSQKAVASPQPAATAFYGGLEGHSQKYVSSTALNGFENTDPHTSTAFALGPEGPTQRNLDTHGTSTYVTDTTNGNTETTMGDTLGLYSDMGDELVNFPYTAKALYAYEADASDAYEISFQQGEILRVGDIEGRWWKAKKANGETGIIPSNYVELVDDPAAL, from the coding sequence ATGACATTGAGAGCGACGAAAGCGAGACAGCAGCGGGTGTCGCCGCATATCGGGCACACGTTCAGCTTCGGGAACCTGGTGGGTGACCCGTTTGCGATTTCGACGTTGTCGATCAGCACTATTGCGTGGCTCATTACGCTGGGGGGCGGGATCGCGACCAAGAAGATGCCGCACTTCAGCTGGTGGGGCATCGCGTTCCAGTTTGTGATGATGGTGTGTTTCGTGGTGATATACCTGTGGGACCTGGTGGACTACTACCGGGGCTTCCTGGCGGCGGGGGTGGGCGTGGCGTTTGTGTACTCTACGAACAGCTGCAGCCAGCTGATCTACCAGGAGGagccgcagcaggcggcggGGAGCGCGGGGTTTATGATGCTGTCGATCGTGAACATGATATGGATGTTCTACTTCGGGGCGGACAACGCGGCGCCTGCGAACCGGTGGATCGACTCGTTCTCGATCCGGGGCATCCGGGCGTCGCAGGTGGAGTCGtcgctggcgctggcgcggtcgcagaaggcggtggcgagcccgcagccggcggcgacggccTTCTACGGGGGGCTGGAGGGGCACTCGCAGAAGTATGTGTCCTCGACGGCGCTCAACGGGTTTGAGAACACGGACCCGCACACGAGCACCGCCTTCGCGCTAGGGCCGGAGGGCCCCACGCAGCGCAACCTGGACACACACGGCACGAGCACCTACGTAACGGACACCACTAACGGGAACACGGAGACGACGATGGGCGACACGCTGGGGCTCTACAGCGATATGGGCGACGAGCTCGTGAACTTCCCGTACACTGCCAAGGCGCTGTACGCCTACGAGGCCGATGCATCCGACGCGTACGAGATATCCTTCCAGCAGGGCGAGATACTGCGCGTGGGCGACATCGAGGGCCGCTGGTGGAAAGCCAAGAAGGCAAACGGCGAGACGGGTATCATTCCCAGCAATTATGTGGAGCTGGTGGACGATCCCGCGGCACTGTAA
- the TEL1 gene encoding DNA-binding protein kinase TEL1 (Syntenic homolog of Saccharomyces cerevisiae YBL088C (TEL1)), whose translation MEQYVASAINLLSSPKLKERSQALTDVAAIVKDNPDTLTSKSVGALVQSLIDILDAETRKFDELCRRRPEAGARVELAQGRLNSVVAVLRLVLETIPDRLRAKQFRGLVLSLPELLGWAIREQVHDMLQPLSACLQALTECHTFKLKVDDGQWRTLVRASAEDLVALFGINCTHKSIAKLAGALTSLIRMDAVGFKDVCEELLLIPVRYYQNTDKETANMRSILQLCNLLVLKGHLIKFHGVQYLIHCTMQHLLQFTLPGTDYILEEIAVFTLFSAELMIHEVPYIPGDLESGRYFGKEVLSELYQQFIVHLLENYRPQKLQLKDLEYRLLLDRRQWYQLDDFQISPHASHIEWLQLQGISNMLCSYYAFQHRHPVMDISQVKRRRLSDTYNSFLLNSQYGISFATSCIDSNPVSSQLLGLQLAACVTSFHECPKYQLEELLDAILRRFENANLVGWCCLAMLPLCSQLDLVISETVLQKLLKLTLPLLKIPTLSAVASALISKLLDYQQRTLTGSNMLQQCYDLYELSDIIGPAVVSNESFRLWQSLHIYGGDFRGKDGSSAADRIANWLFAKLNTVSPLDESQNSFPHFLGWLAGCQLKDAYEVNRAIHVNSYCLEWEYTSVERTFLLSIETSRRLSRNRTTPLQNMNYESSSISELFYRILDKITSQDDIEAYGWMCFGLQLIHHIRELTYLVEYVNDLKKAICLRLGKMNFGNSQILLSCIRQTTSLPSCDILPLFFTEREIANIIYTYKELKLTEVPEGPAEDDFAGPAKARHKLYPLNHLYAGKQGFEIDYVVSFIIMCSDYETNGDAAEKVIELFLQLARSLPTNLIFQALPTLITYIGSNDRENISEDTLLALTEFTGSSLLTNEYNTSTLSITYLSLFLKSISRYWLSDTHMPSLTADCNDILEWIFSRLGDSSCIGCEAIMAILDMTLHMLKNYNRSNSKFTFDKQHLFHVLTTCLGRLPKFYICKVVHELNSYVVRLGLKNQSIIFSEFAGLFDPPQRDAETAAYYSLTLAGLGTISHMHLSNAILHVLPNLQHKHVSQYALSFLKSVAGFHKLSGIRALFHLCRFEILDIWSNKCAGLRDFSPIWNTAIFQFESFEQFINEYKHEVAAYYFAKLSPYHYLKSTLVNDDKELPQLLEISLQYAIPLAYIPGGIGDAIFDICADQWSATNHTNVLKQQYLLIFDRLLHFADLTVFMEYFESLQKVYTNSELIHKMKKYTYNLHPKHLLSYSLRTALKVIHSKVLLGKLSIQELRFLLTLNLQYLQESTLPDDRSQILRKIQIILVAYEQQLEDASSVSDLLEILTDYLDDPLLGNEVGALIGSIVALGFNVKYTESLFLCIFAKLLPQLHEAKTANLSILLNDISNTLTINNSNIIHGKWWHACIDALAGTSLFENTIYHDDSLLDTELLDHRALNLYSEILSFLPPFTGFPPNFVPKERVLRHLISQTTTFKLHDNFLLWKGHYIGMYHKFHGTIPQLAPNGPNQKLSIDKLVKNYGLLNGIFELLEAIEKTTHARIKFICQCINAVSLSHKDSLSTFTADTQQFFGQLSSKSVPLDLALFFYMFPISNPSESMETFCRLHYPALTSDYSSWLVKLTMFALDMLGRYIPVVKCFEVLATAITSRVEQLLNYWLLLLLYCDPNNGIRLLCTLISNIGLLKSTKEGILKIKYMLNLLLIVRSFHKLGYKEFDTIYDRISLQDAYKVAAEVGEKYIACLLFEEFHMPNLARLDVTYMKEIYKQFDDVDMIYGIPTTASLASAIELINQTQATSLKSFMMNNGNFDAQYATHFTGNIGNLVNSASNNGFTGLAYALQNISSSKNTSATYNWCIELDKWDLPTPDILDSTAKSIYSIIKKTDINTGTAEAAFKSTMLNALQFLEKTGVNEDNVSQLGSIVTMVQLYNNNAEKLVKSLHAQDRKILKVKDFNDYYMDIKVRHVFLDHLIDSHKNRLSEEQSICLRFASICELSHLSEVARGASDFQRSLDAVLLLEKSVLALPTNSSVEHYGLFKTFARRMSTIQSAKMLWSQNETVMSIDMLKDLLHTPLSSNLIARARKQPFFQQMAILDINVKAQLVQWLSHSRQDVPERIFKNYIGTSLQDIENYGDNPSRTEIVHTFGKFCYDQAKRFSETNEVDIMARRVSKNKEELAALYQLYHDRSLPERERKEAKRHYARLLVRNQQETETYNQLRDQRELFVTNALLFFTQTLQYDDLYDGEVIDQFCGLWFEYSNDDNVSGKLLSNLQNIPEYKLLPWINQMASKLADDESPFQKTLRAAMVRILLKLPYDSLYVLIGMSLTGSRQNAKDSGSQSRLVAVESLLKEVSKHDYGSYATKYLLPVREFCEMSVSLASQKFAQNTRKIHLNNLKIGTYWLKELKGRKLPLPTAQSRVSDRCGNSVSRSYITQVDPDVRIASSGLSLPKIVTFTLSDGTRHRALLKAGNDDLRQDAIMEQVFKQVNKILTSNKRTRKLKLRIRTYEVIPLGPQAGIIEFAPNSKSLHEILAGYHKDDTISLEQARKAMKAVQGKSKEQRIAVYVKITESVKPVLRNFFYETFLDPEEWLLAKATYTKGVVTNSIVGHILGLGDRHLNNILLDKFTGEPIHIDLGVAFDQGKLLPLPELVPFRLTRDIVDGFGVMGVEGLFRKNCEKVYGLLRKERERVMCVLNVLKWDPLYSWKMTPLRRQKLQGKLVDGDSPSDSLVTSLPDSSDNDESRRALKGVEDKLLGNGLSVEATVQELVHRATDVSNLAVIFMGWSPFY comes from the coding sequence ATGGAGCAGTATGTGGCGTCTGCGATAAACCTGTTGAGTTCTCCGAAGCTCAAGGAGAGGTCGCAGGCACTAACAGATGTGGCGGCGATCGTGAAGGACAACCCTGACACTCTAACAAGCAAAAGCGTCGGAGCGCTGGTCCAGAGCCTAATAGATATACTCGATGCTGAGACGCGAAAGTTTGACGAGTTGTGCCGACGGCGGCCGGAAGCTGGCGCAAGGGTTgagctggcgcagggcAGGCTGAACTCAGTGGTCGCTGTGCTCCGGCTAGTTCTCGAGACGATTCCGGACCGGTTAAGGGCAAAACAATTCAGAGGGCTCGTGCTCAGCTTGCCAGAACTGCTTGGATGGGCGATTCGGGAGCAAGTACACGACATGCTGCAACCGCTGTCGGCGTGTTTACAGGCGCTGACCGAGTGTCACACGTTCAAGCTAAAAGTGGACGACGGCCAGTGGCGCACGCTTGTCAGGGCCTCCGCAGAGGACCTGGTAGCCCTTTTTGGCATCAACTGCACGCATAAATCAATTGCCAAGTTGGCGGGCGCGCTTACTTCGCTGATACGGATGGATGCCGTTGGGTTCAAAGATGTGTGTGAAGAGCTCCTCCTTATACCGGTCAGGTACTACCAGAACACAGACAAAGAGACTGCCAACATGCGCTCGATTCTTCAACTATGCAACTTACTCGTGCTCAAAGGACATCTGATCAAGTTTCATGGTGTCCAGTACCTAATCCATTGCACAATGCAGCATCTCCTTCAGTTTACTCTGCCGGGCACCGATTACATTTTAGAAGAGATTGCAGTCTTCACGCTCTTCAGCGCTGAGCTGATGATCCATGAAGTTCCATACATTCCTGGAGACTTGGAGTCTGGAAGATATTTCGGGAAAGAAGTTCTGTCTGAGCTATATCAGCAGTTTATCGTTCATCTTCTGGAGAATTACCGCCCTCAAAAACTTCAGCTAAAGGATTTGGAATACCGATTGCTACTTGATAGGCGGCAATGGTACCAACTAGATGATTTTCAGATCTCTCCACATGCGAGTCACATTGAATGGCTGCAATTACAGGGCATCTCGAATATGCTCTGTAGCTATTATGCTTTCCAACACCGGCATCCTGTCATGGATATCAGCCAAGTGAAAAGGCGCAGGCTTTCTGACACTTACAACTCCTTCTTGCTCAATTCACAGTACGGAATAAGCTTTGCCACTAGCTGCATTGATAGCAATCCAGTCTCCAGTCAGCTACTGGGATTACAGTTAGCCGCGTGTGTCACGTCCTTCCACGAATGCCCCAAGTATCAGCTAGAGGAGCTATTAGATGCTATTTTGCGTCGTTTCGAAAATGCCAACCTCGTTGGATGGTGTTGCCTTGCCATGCTTCCCTTATGCTCTCAGCTCGATCTTGTTATAAGTGAGACTGTTCTGCAAAAACTACTGAAACTCACTCTGCCCTTGCTAAAGATACCTACGTTATCCGCTGTTGCATCCGCGCTAATATCAAAGTTGCTGGATTATCAGCAAAGGACACTTACGGGCAGTAACATGTTACAACAATGCTATGACCTTTACGAACTTTCTGACATTATAGGGCCAGCGGTTGTCTCTAATGAGTCTTTCCGTTTATGGCAATCTTTGCATATCTATGGAGGCGATTTCCGGGGGAAGGATGGATCATCTGCAGCGGATCGTATTGCGAATTGGCTATTTGCCAAGTTAAACACCGTCTCCCCTCTGGATGAATCACAAAATAGCTTTCCGCACTTTCTGGGATGGCTTGCTGGATGCCAATTGAAGGACGCTTATGAAGTTAATCGAGCAATCCACGTTAACAGTTATTGCTTGGAGTGGGAATACACTTCAGTCGAAAGAACATTTCTACTTTCTATTGAAACATCTAGGAGATTATCTCGGAATAGAACGACCCCACTTCAGAACATGAACTATGAATCGAGCTCGATTTCTGAACTATTCTACCGGATTCTTGATAAAATAACAAGCCAAGACGATATCGAAGCATATGGATGGATGTGCTTTGGTCTACAATTAATCCATCATATTAGAGAATTGACTTATCTCGTGGAGTATGTCAACGATCTTAAAAAGGCGATCTGCCTGCGGCTGGGGAAAATGAATTTTGGTAATAGTCAGATTTTACTTTCGTGTATAAGGCAAACGACCTCCTTACCTTCTTGTGATATATTGCCTTTGTTTTTTACTGAGAGAGAAATTGCCAATATCATTTACACCTACAAGGAGCTGAAGCTGACAGAGGTACCGGAGGGTCCCGCAGAAGATGATTTTGCTGGCCCAGCGAAAGCTAGACATAAACTATACCCCTTAAACCACCTATATGCTGGTAAACAGGGATTCGAAATCGACTATGTTGTGTCTTTCATAATAATGTGTTCCGACTATGAGACGAACGGTGATGCTGCTGAAAAGGTCATTGAGCTCTTTTTGCAACTAGCCAGAAGCTTGCCAACTAACCTTATATTTCAAGCGTTACCAACATTAATCACATATATCGGTTCAAACGACAGAGAAAACATATCTGAGGACACTTTATTGGCCTTGACTGAATTTACCGGCTCATCTCTTTTAACAAACGAATACAATACATCTACCCTTTCGATAACTTATCTGTCCCTGTTTCTTAAATCTATCTCACGTTATTGGCTCAGCGATACGCACATGCCCTCTTTAACCGCTGATTGCAATGATATATTGGAGTGGATATTTTCGCGCCTAGGTGACTCTTCATGTATTGGGTGTGAAGCCATAATGGCCATTTTAGATATGACGCTCCATATGTTGAAAAATTACAATCGTTCGAATTCCAAGTTTACTTTCGACAAACAACACTTATTTCATGTGCTAACGACATGTCTGGGGAGGCTCCCGAAATTCTATATATGCAAGGTTGTTCATGAATTAAACTCCTATGTTGTTCGTCTAGGGTTAAAGAACCAGAGTATTATATTTTCTGAATTTGCCGGTCTATTTGACCCCCCTCAAAGGGATGCAGAGACCGCAGCATACTATTCGCTGACATTAGCTGGTCTTGGGACGATTTCTCACATGCACTTGTCAAATGCTATACTTCATGTTTTGCCTAACTTGCAACACAAACATGTTAGTCAATATGCACTGTCATTTTTAAAGTCAGTTGCCGGCTTTCATAAGTTATCTGGTATCAGAGCATTATTTCATTTATGTCGCTTTGAGATCCTTGACATATGGTCTAATAAGTGTGCGGGACTTCGAGATTTCTCACCTATATGGAATACAGCGATCTTCCAGTTCGAGAGCTTCGAGCAGTTTATTAATGAATATAAGCATGAGGTCGCTGCCTACTATTTTGCAAAGCTCTCACCATACCACTATCTTAAGTCTACTTTGGTTAATGATGACAAAGAACTTCCACAATTGCTTGAAATTTCATTGCAATATGCAATCCCATTGGCCTACATACCTGGAGGAATTGGCGACGCAATATTCGATATCTGCGCAGATCAATGGAGTGCTACGAACCATACGAATGTTTTAAAACAACAGTATCTGCTAATTTTTGATCGATTGTTACATTTTGCTGACCTGACTGTATTCATGGAATATTTTGAGAGTTTGCAAAAGGTTTATACGAATTCTGAGTTAATTCACAAAATGAAAAAATACACCTATAACCTACATCCGAAACACCTTTTGTCATATTCTTTACGAACTGCTTTGAAAGTCATCCACTCCAAAGTGTTACTCGGTAAACTGTCCATACAGGAATTGAGATTTCTCTTAACCTTAAATCTCCAATATTTACAGGAGAGTACGTTACCAGATGATCGCAGCCAGATTCTTAGAAAAATCCAAATTATTTTGGTAGCGTATGAGCAACAATTGGAAGATGCATCTTCGGTTTCTGACCTCTTGGAGATTCTTACAGATTACTTAGATGATCCTCTGCTGGGCAATGAGGTGGGTGCACTGATTGGCTCCATAGTAGCCTTGGGATTTAACGTCAAATACACTGAAAGTTTGTTCCTATGCATATTTGCTAAACTTCTACCTCAACTGCATGAGGCGAAAACCGCAAATCTTTCTATTCTGCTGAACGACATCAGTAATACACTCACGATTAACAATTCTAATATCATACATGGTAAGTGGTGGCATGCCTGTATTGATGCGTTAGCAGGTACCAGTTTGTTTGAAAATACTATTTACCATGACGACTCCCTGTTAGACACCGAACTGCTTGATCATCGTGCGCTGAACTTATATTCTGAAATATTGTCTTTCCTACCACCATTCACTGGCTTTCCCCCGAACTTTGTTCCTAAAGAGAGAGTATTGCGGCATTTGATATCGCAGACAACTACTTTTAAGCTGCATGATAATTTCCTTCTCTGGAAAGGACATTATATTGGGATGTATCACAAATTTCACGGAACAATCCCGCAATTAGCACCTAATGGTCCTAATCAAAAACTGTCCATTGATAAACTAGTAAAGAACTATGGCTTGCTGAATGGAATTTTTGAGCTTTTGGAGGCCATAGAGAAAACTACCCATGCCAGAATAAAGTTCATATGCCAGTGTATCAATGCTGTCTCTCTTAGCCACAAAGATTCGCTTTCTACGTTTACTGCGGATACGCAGCAGTTTTTTGGTCAGTTATCTTCTAAATCTGTACCACTGGATTTAGCGCTCTTTTTCTACATGTTCCCCATATCAAATCCCAGTGAGTCTATGGAAACCTTCTGCAGATTGCATTATCCTGCGTTAACGTCTGATTATTCATCATGGCTTGTAAAACTCACCATGTTCGCTCTTGATATGTTGGGGCGTTATATTCCGGTAGTAAAGTGTTTTGAGGTACTGGCTACGGCTATAACCAGTAGGGTCGAACAATTGTTGAACTATTGGCTACTATTGTTACTATACTGTGATCCTAATAACGGTATAAGGCTACTATGCACTCTAATATCCAACATTGGGTTACTGAAGTCCACCAAAGAGGGTATCCTAAAGATTAAGTACATGTTAAATCTTCTTCTCATCGTCAGATCTTTCCATAAACTGGGTTACAAGGAGTTTGATACAATCTATGATCGCATTAGCCTGCAAGATGCTTATAAAGTGGCAGCAGAAGTGGGAGAGAAGTATATTGCCTGTCTACTTTTTGAAGAATTCCACATGCCGAACTTGGCTCGCTTGGACGTCACGTACATGAAGGAGATTTATAAACAGTTTGATGACGTTGATATGATATATGGGATACCGACGACAGCATCCTTGGCATCAGCAATTGAGCTCATAAATCAGACTCAGGCTACAAGTTTAAAAAGCTTCATGATGAATAATGGCAACTTTGATGCGCAGTATGCCACTCATTTCACGGGCAATATTGGTAATTTGGTTAATTCTGCATCCAATAATGGGTTTACTGGATTAGCATATGCATTACAGAATATTTCTTCTTCGAAAAATACATCAGCAACCTATAACTGGTGTATTGAACTAGACAAATGGGATCTACCCACGCCGGACATCCTGGACTCAACCGCCAAGTCGATATATTCTATAATCAAAAAGACAGATATCAACACAGGAACTGCAGAAGCGGCCTTTAAAAGCACGATGTTGAATGCATTACAATTTCTAGAGAAAACTGGAGTTAATGAAGATAATGTTTCACAGTTGGGTAGCATAGTGACAATGGTCCAGTTGTACAATAACAACGCCGAAAAATTGGTGAAATCCCTACATGCTCAAGATCGTAAAATTCTTAAAGTTAAAGATTTTAATGACTATTATATGGATATCAAGGTGCGTCATGTCTTTCTGGACCATCTGATTGATTCTCACAAGAATCGGCTTTCGGAAGAGCAATCTATCTGTTTGCGTTTTGCCAGTATCTGTGAACTTTCACACTTGAGTGAGGTTGCCAGAGGAGCTTCTGATTTCCAGCGATCATTGGATGCTGTGCTTCTCTTGGAGAAAAGTGTGCTAGCACTTCCTACTAATTCTTCAGTTGAACATTATGGCTTATTCAAAACTTTTGCTAGGCGGATGTCAACAATTCAATCTGCAAAGATGTTATGGTCACAAAATGAAACGGTAATGTCCATTGACATGCTGAAAGACTTACTACATACGCCACTCAGCAGCAACCTTATTGCGCGAGCAAGAAAGCAACCCTTTTTTCAACAGATGGCCATTCTTGATATTAATGTCAAGGCCCAATTGGTGCAATGGTTATCACATTCGAGACAGGATGTTCCTGAACGCATCTTTAAAAACTACATTGGCACATCGCTGCAAGATATCGAAAATTACGGTGACAATCCTTCAAGAACCGAAATAGTCCATACCTTTGGGAAATTCTGTTACGATCAGGCCAAGCGTTTTAGTGAGACCAACGAGGTAGACATAATGGCACGGCGGGTGTCTAAGAACAAAGAAGAGTTAGCGGCGCTTTATCAACTGTACCATGATAGATCCTTACCAGAGCGTGAAAGGAAGGAGGCGAAAAGGCATTACGCAAGATTACTGGTAAGAAACCAGCAGGAAACAGAGACCTACAATCAGCTGCGGGATCAAAGGGAACTTTTTGTCACCAATGCGTTGTTATTTTTTACCCAGACGTTGCAGTATGATGATCTGTATGATGGAGAAGTAATTGACCAGTTTTGCGGCCTATGGTTTGAATATTCAAATGACGATAATGTTAGTGGAAAGCTGCTGTCAAATCTCCAGAATATACCAGAATATAAACTACTACCATGGATCAATCAGATGGCTTCGAAATTAGCCGATGATGAGTCACCCTTTCAGAAGACCTTACGCGCAGCGATGGTGCGTATTTTACTGAAGTTGCCATATGACTCTCTATACGTATTGATTGGTATGTCATTGACAGGCAGTCGGCAAAACGCAAAGGATTCGGGCTCCCAGTCTCGCCTCGTGGCAGTTGAGAGCTTGCTAAAGGAAGTAAGCAAACACGACTATGGAAGCTATGCCACGAAATATCTTCTTCCAGTTCGGGAATTTTGTGAAATGAGTGTATCACTGGCATCTCAAAAATTCGCACAAAATACTAGAAAGATACACCTGAATAATTTAAAGATTGGTACCTATTGGCTAAAGGAACTGAAAGGCAGGAAACTCCCACTTCCCACCGCACAATCCAGGGTCTCCGACCGATGTGGGAACAGTGTATCAAGGTCATACATTACCCAAGTAGATCCAGACGTTCGAATTGCCAGTTCTGGTCTTTCACTTCCGAAGATTGTCACCTTTACGTTAAGTGACGGTACGAGGCATCGCGCATTATTGAAAGCAGGTAATGACGACCTAAGACAAGACGCCATTATGGAACAAGTCTTTAAGCAAGTGAACAAAATTCTGACGTCCAATAAGAGGACTAGAAAACTCAAATTGCGGATAAGAACATATGAAGTCATCCCACTGGGCCCCCAAGCGGGTATTATTGAATTTGCGCCGAATTCCAAATCCTTGCACGAGATACTTGCGGGATACCACAAGGATGATACCATATCTCTTGAACAAGCGAGAAAAGCGATGAAAGCCGTCCAAGGGAAATCCAAGGAGCAACGCATTGCAGTGTATGTGAAAATCACTGAATCGGTGAAACCAGTGCTTCGTAATTTCTTCTATGAGACCTTTTTAGACCCTGAGGAATGGCTGCTCGCCAAGGCTACCTATACGAAAGGCGTTGTGACAAACTCCATTGTCGGCCACATTCTTGGTCTGGGTGATAGGCATCTGAATAATATCCTTCTGGATAAGTTTACTGGTGAACCAATTCACATTGATCTTGGTGTCGCCTTTGACCAGGGCAAACTGCTCCCGCTGCCGGAACTGGTTCCGTTCAGACTCACCAGAGACATTGTCGATGGGTTTGGCGTCATGGGGGTGGAGGGGCTGTTCCGGAAGAACTGTGAAAAGGTGTATGGCTTGTTGAGGAAGGAACGCGAACGAGTCATGTGCGTGTTGAACGTCTTGAAGTGGGATCCACTGTATTCATGGAAGATGACGCCGCTGCGTAGACAGAAGCTACAGGGGAAGCTGGTCGACGGCGACAGCCCGTCGGACTCCCTCGTGACGAGCCTTCCTGACAGCTCTGACAACGACGAGTCACGGCGCGCGCTCAAGGGCGTGGAGGACAAGCTGCTTGGGAACGGGCTGAGCGTGGAGGCGACCGTGCAGGAGCTGGTGCACCGAGCCACGGACGTGTCAAACCTGGCCGTCATATTCATGGGTTGGTCGCCCTTCTACTAG